A window from Enterobacter pseudoroggenkampii encodes these proteins:
- the tatB gene encoding Sec-independent protein translocase protein TatB, protein MFDIGFSELLLVFVIGLIVLGPQRLPVAVKTVAGWVRALRSLASTVQNELAQELKLQEFQESLKKVEKASMDNLTPELKASMDELREAAESMKRSYSVNDPEKASDEANTIHNPVVKGSEEQREGVTPASAEHQAAAPEQTPQETEVKKQVQPEEPVAKTAEVKHAASVSESSPSSSDKA, encoded by the coding sequence GTGTTCGACATTGGTTTTAGTGAGCTCCTGCTGGTCTTTGTGATTGGCCTGATTGTGCTGGGGCCGCAGCGTCTGCCGGTGGCGGTGAAGACCGTTGCGGGCTGGGTTCGTGCGCTGAGATCGCTGGCATCGACCGTTCAGAATGAGCTGGCGCAGGAGCTTAAGCTGCAGGAATTTCAGGAAAGCCTTAAAAAGGTCGAGAAGGCGAGCATGGATAACCTGACGCCGGAACTGAAAGCGTCAATGGATGAGCTGCGCGAAGCGGCGGAATCCATGAAGCGCTCCTACAGCGTTAACGATCCTGAAAAAGCGAGCGATGAAGCGAACACCATCCATAACCCGGTGGTGAAGGGCAGCGAGGAGCAGCGCGAGGGCGTAACGCCTGCCAGCGCAGAACATCAGGCTGCCGCGCCAGAACAGACGCCGCAGGAAACCGAAGTGAAAAAACAGGTGCAGCCGGAAGAGCCGGTGGCAAAAACGGCGGAAGTGAAGCACGCTGCG
- the tatA gene encoding Sec-independent protein translocase subunit TatA — protein MGGISIWQLLIIAVIVVLLFGTKKLGSIGSDLGASIKGFKKAMSDDESKQDKTSQDADFTAKSIADKQEEAKKEDAKRHDKEQV, from the coding sequence ATGGGTGGTATCAGTATCTGGCAATTGTTGATCATTGCCGTCATCGTCGTGCTGCTGTTTGGCACCAAAAAGCTCGGTTCTATTGGTTCCGACCTGGGCGCGTCTATCAAAGGCTTCAAGAAAGCGATGAGCGATGATGAGAGCAAGCAGGATAAAACCAGCCAGGACGCTGATTTTACTGCTAAGTCCATCGCCGATAAGCAGGAAGAAGCCAAAAAGGAAGACGCTAAACGCCACGATAAAGAGCAGGTGTAA
- the ubiB gene encoding ubiquinone biosynthesis regulatory protein kinase UbiB, whose product MTPGEIRRLYFIIRTFLSYGLDELIPKMRITLPLRIWRRMLFWMPNRHKGQPLGERLRLALQELGPVWIKFGQMLSTRRDLFPPLIADELAMLQDRVAPFDGARAKKQIEEAMGNVPVETWFDDFDIHPLASASIAQVHTARLKENGKEVVIKVIRPDILPIIKADMKLIYRLARWVPRLLPDGRRLRPLEVVREYEKTLIDELNLLRESANAIQLRRNFENSPMLYVPEVYSDYCSQNMMVMERIYGIPVSDVVALEKQGTNMKLLAERGVQVFFTQVFRDSFFHADMHPGNIFVSYEHPEDPKYIGIDCGIVGSLNKEDKRYLAENFIAFFNRDYRKVAELHVDSGWVPPDTNVEEFEFAIRTVCEPIFEKPLAEISFGHVLLNLFNTARRFNMEVQPQLVLLQKTLLYVEGVGRQLYPQLDLWKTAKPFLESWIKDQVGIPALVRSLKEKGPFWIEKMPEIPELVYDSLRQSKNLQHSMDKIARELQSSRVRQGQSRYLFGIGATLLLSGTLLLINRPDWQMMPAWLMAAGVVVWLAGWRKTR is encoded by the coding sequence ATGACGCCTGGTGAAATTCGGCGCCTCTATTTTATTATTCGCACCTTTTTGAGCTACGGGCTCGACGAGCTTATCCCCAAAATGCGTATCACGCTGCCGCTTCGTATCTGGCGGCGGATGCTGTTCTGGATGCCCAATCGCCATAAAGGTCAACCGCTGGGTGAGCGTCTTCGCCTGGCGCTGCAGGAGCTCGGTCCGGTTTGGATTAAATTTGGACAGATGCTGTCGACCCGTCGCGATCTCTTCCCGCCGCTGATTGCTGATGAACTCGCGATGCTGCAGGACCGCGTCGCACCGTTTGACGGCGCGCGCGCGAAAAAGCAAATTGAAGAGGCGATGGGAAATGTACCCGTCGAGACCTGGTTTGACGATTTCGACATTCACCCACTGGCATCGGCCTCTATCGCGCAGGTGCATACCGCGCGTCTGAAAGAAAACGGCAAAGAAGTTGTTATTAAGGTCATTCGTCCGGACATCCTGCCCATCATCAAAGCAGACATGAAGCTGATTTATCGTCTGGCGCGCTGGGTACCACGCTTGCTGCCGGACGGGCGTCGCCTTCGTCCACTGGAAGTGGTGCGGGAATATGAAAAAACGCTGATTGATGAGCTTAACCTGCTGCGCGAATCGGCAAACGCCATTCAGCTGCGTCGCAACTTTGAAAACAGCCCGATGCTCTATGTCCCTGAAGTCTATTCTGACTACTGCAGCCAGAACATGATGGTGATGGAGCGAATCTACGGTATTCCGGTTTCGGATGTGGTGGCCCTGGAGAAGCAGGGAACGAACATGAAGCTGTTGGCCGAGCGTGGGGTACAGGTCTTCTTTACCCAGGTGTTCCGCGACAGCTTTTTCCATGCGGACATGCATCCGGGCAATATCTTCGTGAGCTACGAACACCCTGAGGATCCGAAGTACATCGGTATCGACTGCGGGATTGTGGGGTCGCTGAACAAGGAAGATAAACGGTATCTGGCAGAGAACTTCATCGCGTTCTTCAACCGCGACTACCGTAAGGTGGCCGAGCTGCACGTCGATTCAGGCTGGGTGCCGCCGGACACCAACGTCGAGGAGTTCGAGTTCGCGATCCGGACCGTTTGTGAACCGATTTTTGAAAAACCGCTGGCGGAAATCTCCTTCGGGCACGTGCTGTTAAACCTGTTCAACACGGCTCGCCGCTTTAATATGGAAGTTCAGCCACAGCTAGTTTTACTTCAGAAAACATTACTTTACGTTGAGGGTGTAGGCCGACAGCTCTATCCTCAGTTAGACTTGTGGAAGACCGCGAAACCTTTCCTTGAGTCCTGGATTAAGGATCAGGTTGGTATTCCGGCGCTGGTGCGCTCGCTGAAAGAGAAAGGCCCGTTCTGGATAGAAAAAATGCCTGAAATTCCTGAACTGGTTTATGACAGTTTGCGTCAGAGCAAGAACCTTCAGCACAGCATGGATAAAATCGCCCGCGAGCTTCAGTCCAGCCGGGTTCGCCAGGGCCAGTCACGCTATCTCTTTGGGATTGGCGCAACGCTGCTGTTGAGCGGTACGCTGCTGCTGATCAACCGTCCGGACTGGCAGATGATGCCCGCCTGGCTGATGGCCGCCGGGGTGGTTGTCTGGCTTGCCGGATGGCGAAAAACGCGCTGA
- the ubiJ gene encoding ubiquinone biosynthesis protein UbiJ produces MPFKPLVSAGIENVLNAFLYRAPALKAARQRLNGKVLRIVLKELSTPLVLVFSERQLDVLGEWEGEADCSVITHMSVLPKLRDRQQLTALIRSGELEVEGDIQVVQNFVALTDLAEFDPAELLVPFIGDIAAEGIGKVLQGGSSFARKSLQRQQRYAAEVLTEEWRMAPGPLEVAWFAEETAAVERAVDALTKRLEKLEGK; encoded by the coding sequence GTGCCCTTTAAACCCTTAGTCTCCGCAGGCATCGAGAATGTACTGAACGCTTTCCTGTATCGCGCTCCGGCGCTGAAAGCTGCGCGTCAGCGGCTAAACGGGAAGGTATTGCGCATTGTTTTAAAAGAGTTATCGACGCCGCTTGTACTGGTCTTCAGCGAACGCCAGCTTGACGTACTGGGGGAGTGGGAAGGTGAAGCTGACTGCTCGGTCATCACGCACATGAGCGTGCTGCCAAAACTGCGCGATCGCCAGCAATTAACGGCGCTTATCCGCAGCGGTGAGCTGGAAGTAGAAGGCGACATTCAGGTCGTGCAGAACTTCGTTGCGCTCACCGATCTGGCGGAGTTCGACCCGGCAGAGCTGCTCGTGCCTTTTATCGGCGACATCGCCGCCGAAGGCATCGGGAAAGTCCTTCAGGGTGGCTCCTCCTTTGCGCGTAAAAGCCTGCAACGTCAGCAACGCTATGCGGCGGAAGTGCTGACGGAGGAGTGGCGAATGGCGCCCGGTCCACTGGAAGTGGCGTGGTTTGCGGAAGAGACCGCTGCTGTTGAACGTGCGGTTGATGCGTTAACCAAACGGCTGGAAAAACTGGAGGGCAAATGA
- the ubiE gene encoding bifunctional demethylmenaquinone methyltransferase/2-methoxy-6-polyprenyl-1,4-benzoquinol methylase UbiE has translation MADDSQDTTHFGFQTVAKAQKADMVAHVFHSVAAKYDVMNDLMSFGIHRLWKRFTIDCSGVRRGQTVLDLAGGTGDLTAKFSRLVGETGRVVLADINDSMLKMGREKLRNIGVVGNVEYVQANAEALPFPDNTFDCITISFGLRNVTDKEKALRSMYRVLKPGGRLLVLEFSKPIIEPLSKAYDAYSFHVLPRIGELVANDAESYRYLAESIRMHPDQDTLKAMMQDAEFENVEYFNLTAGVVALHRGYKF, from the coding sequence ATGGCTGACGATTCACAAGACACAACGCACTTTGGCTTTCAGACTGTCGCCAAAGCGCAGAAAGCTGACATGGTGGCCCACGTATTTCATTCCGTGGCGGCGAAGTACGATGTAATGAATGACCTGATGTCGTTCGGCATTCATCGCTTGTGGAAGCGCTTCACCATTGACTGTAGCGGCGTACGTCGCGGACAAACGGTGCTGGATTTAGCCGGCGGTACGGGCGATTTAACCGCGAAATTCTCCCGTCTGGTGGGCGAAACCGGGCGCGTTGTCCTCGCCGATATTAATGACTCCATGCTGAAAATGGGCCGCGAAAAGCTGCGTAACATCGGCGTGGTGGGGAATGTGGAATATGTTCAGGCAAACGCCGAAGCGCTGCCGTTCCCGGACAATACCTTTGACTGCATCACGATCTCCTTCGGTCTGCGTAACGTGACCGATAAAGAAAAGGCGCTGCGCTCCATGTACCGCGTGCTGAAACCGGGTGGACGCCTGCTGGTGCTCGAGTTCTCGAAACCGATCATTGAGCCGCTGAGCAAAGCCTACGACGCCTATTCCTTCCACGTGCTGCCGCGCATCGGCGAGCTGGTGGCGAATGATGCGGAAAGTTACCGCTATCTGGCGGAATCTATCCGTATGCACCCGGATCAGGACACCTTAAAAGCCATGATGCAGGATGCAGAATTTGAGAACGTTGAATATTTCAACCTGACGGCGGGTGTCGTCGCGCTGCATCGCGGTTACAAATTCTGA
- the rmuC gene encoding DNA recombination protein RmuC encodes MDISILIYAVIALAGVAIGWLMSSYQHAQQKADQLAEREEIVADLSAARQQLALSEHWRDECELLNNELRNLRDINTSLEADLREVTTRLESTQLHAEDKIRQMINSEQRLSEQFENLANRIFEHSNRRVDEQNRQSLNSLLTPLREQLDGFRRQVQDSFGQEARERHTLAHEIRNLQQLNAQMAQEAVNLTRALKGDNKTQGNWGEVVLTRVLEASGLREGYEYETQVSIENDARSRMQPDVIVRLPQGKDVVIDAKMTLVAYERYFNAEDDYTRESALQEHIASVRNHIRLLGRKDYQQLPGLRSLDYVLMFIPVEPAFLLALDRQPELITEALKNNIMLVSPTTLLVALRTIANLWRYEHQSRNAQQIADRASKLYDKMRLFVDDMSSVGQSLDRAQDNYRQAMKKLTSGRGNLLAQAESFRSLGVEVKREIHPELVEQATAQDDEFRLREGADEQKTNSEDNTLAVDLSPDETPARFFRGG; translated from the coding sequence GTGGATATCTCAATCCTGATTTATGCAGTGATTGCGCTGGCGGGCGTGGCGATAGGCTGGCTGATGTCCAGTTATCAGCATGCGCAGCAGAAGGCCGATCAGCTGGCTGAACGTGAAGAGATCGTCGCCGATTTAAGCGCGGCCAGGCAGCAGCTTGCCCTGAGTGAACACTGGCGCGACGAGTGTGAACTGCTCAACAACGAACTGCGCAATCTCCGAGATATCAACACCTCGCTGGAGGCCGATCTCCGCGAAGTGACCACCCGCCTTGAATCCACTCAGCTGCATGCGGAAGACAAAATCCGCCAGATGATCAACAGCGAGCAGCGCCTCAGCGAACAGTTTGAGAACCTCGCCAACCGTATTTTCGAGCACAGCAACCGTCGCGTTGACGAACAGAACCGCCAGAGCCTTAACAGCCTGCTGACGCCGCTGCGTGAACAGCTGGACGGTTTTCGTCGTCAGGTGCAGGACAGTTTTGGTCAGGAAGCCCGCGAGCGGCACACCCTGGCGCATGAGATTCGCAATCTCCAGCAGCTGAATGCCCAGATGGCGCAGGAAGCGGTCAACCTGACCCGCGCGCTCAAAGGGGATAACAAAACCCAGGGCAACTGGGGAGAAGTGGTGCTGACCCGCGTACTGGAAGCCTCCGGCCTGCGGGAAGGATATGAATACGAAACGCAGGTGAGTATCGAAAACGACGCCCGCTCTCGCATGCAGCCGGATGTGATTGTGCGGCTGCCGCAGGGTAAAGATGTGGTGATTGACGCCAAAATGACCCTGGTGGCGTATGAGCGTTACTTCAACGCGGAGGATGACTACACCCGCGAATCGGCGCTGCAGGAGCACATTGCCTCCGTGCGTAACCACATTCGCCTGCTCGGCAGAAAAGACTATCAGCAGTTGCCGGGTCTTCGCTCGCTGGACTATGTCCTGATGTTTATTCCGGTAGAGCCCGCGTTTCTGCTGGCACTCGACAGGCAGCCTGAACTCATCACCGAAGCGCTCAAAAATAACATTATGCTGGTCAGCCCTACCACGTTGCTGGTGGCGTTACGTACCATTGCGAACCTGTGGCGCTATGAGCACCAGAGCCGCAACGCGCAGCAGATTGCCGATCGTGCCAGCAAGCTGTACGACAAAATGCGCCTCTTCGTGGACGACATGTCCTCAGTCGGGCAGAGCCTGGATCGTGCGCAGGATAACTACCGCCAGGCGATGAAAAAACTCACCTCGGGACGCGGCAATCTGCTGGCGCAGGCCGAATCATTCCGCAGCCTGGGGGTAGAGGTTAAACGCGAGATTCATCCGGAATTGGTGGAACAGGCCACCGCCCAGGACGACGAGTTTCGCCTGCGAGAAGGTGCGGACGAACAAAAGACAAACAGTGAAGACAATACGTTAGCGGTGGATTTATCACCAGACGAGACTCCGGCGCGTTTCTTTCGCGGTGGTTGA
- the udp gene encoding uridine phosphorylase gives MSKSDVFHLGLTKNDLQGATLAIVPGDPERVEKIAALMDKPVKLAAHREFTTWRAELDGKAVIVCSTGIGGPSTSIAVEELAQLGIRTFLRIGTTGAIQPHINVGDVLVTTASVRLDGASLHFAPMEFPAVADFECTTALVEAAKSVGATTHVGVTASSDTFYPGQERYDTFSGRVVSRFKGSMEEWQSMGVMNYEMESATLLTMCASQGLRAGMVAGVIVNRTQQEIPNAETMKQTESHAVKIVVEAARRLI, from the coding sequence ATGTCTAAGTCTGATGTTTTTCATCTCGGCCTCACTAAAAACGATTTACAAGGGGCTACGCTCGCTATCGTCCCTGGCGATCCTGAGCGTGTGGAAAAGATCGCCGCGCTGATGGATAAGCCGGTCAAGCTGGCTGCCCATCGTGAGTTCACCACCTGGCGCGCAGAGCTGGATGGCAAAGCGGTGATCGTGTGCTCTACCGGTATCGGTGGTCCGTCTACGTCTATTGCTGTTGAAGAGCTGGCGCAGCTGGGCATTCGTACTTTCCTGCGTATCGGTACCACCGGCGCTATCCAGCCGCACATCAACGTCGGCGACGTGCTGGTCACGACCGCGTCCGTCCGTCTGGACGGTGCAAGCCTGCACTTTGCACCGATGGAATTCCCGGCAGTGGCGGATTTCGAATGCACCACCGCGCTGGTTGAAGCCGCGAAATCCGTGGGCGCAACCACCCACGTAGGCGTAACCGCCTCTTCCGACACCTTCTACCCGGGCCAGGAGCGTTACGACACCTTCTCTGGCCGCGTGGTAAGCCGCTTCAAAGGCTCCATGGAAGAGTGGCAGTCAATGGGCGTGATGAACTACGAAATGGAATCCGCCACGCTGCTGACCATGTGCGCAAGCCAGGGTCTGCGTGCCGGTATGGTGGCGGGCGTTATCGTCAACCGTACCCAGCAGGAGATCCCGAACGCCGAAACCATGAAGCAGACCGAAAGCCATGCAGTGAAAATCGTGGTTGAAGCCGCGCGTCGCCTGATCTAG
- a CDS encoding dienelactone hydrolase family protein has product MTEKTGFAPAAAPHASTIVSTSEDAITAGETSIPSQGENMPAYHARPKSADGPLPIVIVIQEIFGVHEHIRDLCRRLALEGYLAVAPELYFRQGDPNDYSDIPTLLSNLVSKVPDAQVLADLDHVASWAARNGGDPHRLLVTGFCWGGRISWLYAAHNPQLKAAVAWYGKLVGEKTLNSPKHPVDIATELNAPVLGLYGGQDTGISLDSVETMRHALRAANAKAEIVVYPDAGHAFNADYRPSYHAESAKDGWQRMLTWFRQYGGKKG; this is encoded by the coding sequence ATGACTGAAAAAACTGGTTTTGCACCTGCTGCGGCCCCGCATGCCTCAACCATCGTCTCAACATCTGAAGACGCCATCACGGCGGGTGAGACCTCTATTCCCTCGCAGGGGGAGAATATGCCTGCTTATCACGCACGACCAAAATCGGCAGACGGCCCGCTGCCCATCGTGATTGTGATTCAGGAGATATTTGGTGTTCACGAACACATTCGCGACCTCTGCCGCCGGCTGGCGCTGGAAGGGTATCTGGCCGTTGCGCCAGAGCTCTACTTCCGTCAGGGCGATCCGAACGACTACAGCGATATTCCTACATTGCTCAGCAACCTGGTCAGCAAAGTCCCGGACGCGCAGGTGCTGGCCGACCTCGACCACGTCGCCAGCTGGGCGGCGCGCAACGGGGGCGATCCCCATCGTCTGCTGGTCACCGGTTTCTGCTGGGGCGGACGCATTAGCTGGCTGTATGCCGCGCATAACCCGCAGCTCAAAGCCGCTGTCGCCTGGTACGGCAAACTGGTGGGTGAAAAAACGCTGAATTCACCGAAACATCCGGTTGATATCGCCACCGAGTTGAATGCCCCCGTGTTAGGGCTTTACGGCGGTCAGGACACCGGTATTTCGCTGGATTCGGTAGAAACCATGCGCCATGCGCTCCGCGCGGCAAATGCGAAGGCGGAGATTGTAGTTTACCCGGATGCCGGGCATGCGTTTAACGCCGACTATCGTCCGAGCTATCACGCTGAATCGGCGAAAGATGGATGGCAGCGGATGCTTACGTGGTTCCGTCAGTACGGTGGTAAAAAAGGGTAA
- a CDS encoding glycoside hydrolase family 1 protein — protein sequence MDNSLAFPHGFLWGGAIAANQAEGAWNVDGKGPSVADAVAWKPNLSVKDYSGHMALTDENIRDAFEGKNDALYPKRRGIDFYHHYKDDVALFAEMGFKVLRVSIAWSRIFPTGEDAAPNEAGLQFYEELFRELRRHNIEPLVTLSHYEMPLALSEKYNGWVHRNVVDAFVRFSNVCFDRYKELVRYWLTFNEIDSIHRHPFTTAGIREEKSAPGNAKQDIYQGLHHQFVASALVTRDCHAKIPGSQVGCMLTKLTTYPRSCRPEDIEATLKKNLENYFYADVQVFGDYPPLILRDLERRNIHIEMHPDDRRILKAHTVDFVSFSYYMSMTESTQPDAERIPGNTVLGVKNPYLPASEWGWQIDPLGLKISLLELYDRYRKPLFIVENGLGAKDVVENGRIHDSYRIDYFRAHFAQTLAAINEGVEVMGFTTWGCIDIISAGTSQMSKRYGFIYVDQDDEGNGTLKRLKKDSFWWYQKVIASNGADLS from the coding sequence ATGGACAATTCCCTCGCGTTTCCACACGGTTTTTTATGGGGCGGCGCGATTGCCGCCAACCAGGCCGAAGGCGCATGGAACGTGGACGGCAAAGGGCCGTCCGTTGCCGACGCTGTCGCCTGGAAACCCAACCTCTCCGTGAAAGATTACAGCGGCCACATGGCCCTGACGGACGAGAATATCCGCGACGCGTTTGAAGGTAAAAATGATGCGCTGTACCCGAAACGCCGCGGCATCGATTTTTATCACCACTATAAAGACGACGTCGCGCTGTTTGCTGAGATGGGTTTTAAGGTGCTGCGCGTATCCATTGCCTGGTCGCGTATTTTCCCGACCGGCGAGGACGCCGCGCCAAACGAGGCCGGGCTGCAGTTTTATGAAGAACTGTTCCGCGAGCTGCGTCGTCATAACATCGAGCCGCTGGTCACCCTTTCCCACTACGAAATGCCGCTGGCGCTGAGCGAAAAATATAACGGCTGGGTGCATCGTAATGTGGTTGATGCCTTTGTTCGCTTCAGCAATGTTTGTTTCGACCGCTACAAAGAGCTGGTGCGTTACTGGCTAACCTTCAATGAAATAGACAGTATTCACCGCCATCCCTTTACGACCGCGGGCATTCGCGAAGAGAAAAGCGCGCCGGGCAACGCGAAACAGGATATCTATCAGGGTCTGCACCATCAGTTTGTCGCATCTGCACTGGTCACCCGAGACTGCCACGCCAAAATTCCGGGCAGCCAGGTCGGGTGCATGCTGACGAAGCTGACGACCTATCCGCGCAGCTGCCGTCCGGAAGACATTGAAGCCACGCTGAAGAAAAACCTGGAAAACTATTTTTATGCCGACGTGCAGGTATTTGGCGACTATCCGCCGCTGATCCTGCGCGATCTGGAACGACGAAATATCCATATTGAAATGCACCCTGACGATCGGCGTATTTTAAAGGCGCATACCGTCGATTTCGTCTCCTTCAGCTATTACATGTCGATGACCGAATCCACTCAGCCTGACGCCGAACGCATTCCCGGGAATACCGTTCTCGGTGTGAAAAACCCGTATCTGCCTGCATCCGAATGGGGATGGCAGATTGATCCGCTTGGGTTGAAAATCTCGCTGCTGGAGCTGTATGACCGTTACCGAAAGCCGCTGTTTATCGTTGAAAACGGTCTGGGCGCGAAGGATGTAGTCGAAAACGGCAGGATCCACGATAGCTATCGCATCGACTATTTCCGCGCACACTTCGCGCAAACGCTGGCCGCGATTAATGAAGGCGTGGAGGTGATGGGGTTCACCACGTGGGGCTGTATCGACATCATTAGCGCGGGCACCTCGCAGATGTCCAAACGCTACGGTTTTATCTATGTCGATCAGGACGATGAAGGAAACGGTACGTTGAAACGGCTGAAAAAAGACTCCTTTTGGTGGTACCAAAAAGTGATTGCCAGCAATGGCGCAGACCTGAGCTAA
- the metE gene encoding 5-methyltetrahydropteroyltriglutamate--homocysteine S-methyltransferase, with protein sequence MTIRNHTLGFPRVGLRRELKKAQESYWAGNATREELLAVGRELRARHWAQQKQAGIDLLPVGDFAWYDHVLTTSLLLGNVPARHQNKDGSVDIDTLFRIGRGRAPTGEPAAAAEMTKWFNTNYHYMVPEFVKGQQFRLTWTQLLDEVDEALALGHQVKPVLLGPVTYLWLGKVKGEQFDRLSLLKDILPVYKQVLIELGKRGIQWVQIDEPALVLELPKVWHDAFKPAYDALAGQVKLLLTTYFEGVTPNLNTITALPVQGLHVDLVHGKDDVAELHKRLPVDWLLSAGLINGRNVWRADLTGKYAQIKDIVGKRELWVASSCSLLHSPIDLSVETRLDAEVKSWFAFALQKCEELTLLRDALNSGDTAAIAEWSAPIQARRHSARVHNPAVEKRLAAITAQDSQRQSPYEVRAEAQRARFNLPAWPTTTIGSFPQTTEIRGLRLDFKKGNLDANHYRTGIAEHIKQAIIEQERLGLDVLVHGEAERNDMVEYFGEHLDGFVFTQNGWVQSYGSRCVKPPVVIGDVSRPEAITVEWAKYAQSLTDKPVKGMLTGPVTILCWSFPREDVTRETIAKQIALALRDEVADLEAAGIGIIQIDEPALREGLPLRRSDWDAYLQWGVEAFRINAAVAKDDTQIHTHMCYCEFNDIMDSIAALDADVITIETSRSDMELLESFEEFDYPNEIGPGVYDIHSPNVPSVEWIEALLKKAAQRIPAERLWVNPDCGLKTRGWPETRAALANMVKAAQKLRQA encoded by the coding sequence ATGACAATCCGCAATCACACACTCGGTTTCCCTCGCGTTGGCCTGCGTCGCGAACTGAAAAAAGCGCAAGAAAGCTACTGGGCGGGGAACGCCACCCGTGAAGAACTGCTGGCGGTGGGACGCGAGTTGCGCGCTCGTCACTGGGCTCAGCAAAAACAGGCGGGCATTGACCTGTTGCCGGTGGGCGATTTCGCCTGGTACGACCATGTTCTGACGACCAGCCTGCTGCTTGGCAACGTGCCGGCTCGTCATCAGAACAAAGATGGATCGGTAGATATCGATACCCTGTTCCGCATCGGCCGTGGCCGTGCGCCAACGGGTGAGCCAGCGGCAGCGGCGGAAATGACCAAGTGGTTCAACACCAACTATCACTATATGGTGCCGGAGTTCGTGAAAGGTCAGCAGTTCAGGCTGACCTGGACGCAGCTTCTGGATGAAGTGGACGAAGCGCTGGCGCTGGGCCATCAGGTGAAACCGGTTCTGCTCGGGCCGGTAACGTACCTGTGGCTGGGTAAAGTAAAAGGCGAGCAGTTTGACCGACTCAGCCTGCTGAAGGACATTCTGCCGGTCTACAAACAGGTGCTGATTGAGCTGGGCAAACGCGGCATTCAGTGGGTGCAAATCGACGAGCCGGCGCTGGTGCTCGAACTGCCCAAGGTTTGGCACGATGCCTTCAAACCGGCGTATGACGCGCTGGCGGGGCAAGTGAAGCTGCTGCTGACCACCTATTTCGAAGGCGTAACGCCGAACCTTAACACCATTACCGCGTTGCCGGTTCAGGGTCTGCACGTTGACCTCGTACACGGTAAAGACGATGTGGCGGAGCTGCATAAGCGCCTGCCTGTGGACTGGCTGCTTTCCGCCGGGCTGATTAACGGTCGTAACGTCTGGCGTGCCGATCTCACCGGGAAATACGCTCAAATAAAAGACATCGTCGGCAAACGTGAGCTGTGGGTGGCTTCGTCCTGCTCCCTGCTGCACAGCCCGATCGATTTGAGCGTCGAAACCCGTCTGGATGCTGAGGTGAAAAGCTGGTTTGCCTTCGCCCTGCAAAAATGTGAAGAGCTGACGCTGCTGCGCGATGCGCTGAACAGCGGCGACACGGCGGCGATCGCCGAATGGAGCGCACCGATCCAGGCGCGTCGTCACTCGGCGCGTGTGCATAACCCGGCGGTGGAAAAACGTCTGGCGGCCATCACCGCCCAGGACAGCCAGCGTCAGAGCCCGTATGAAGTCCGCGCTGAAGCGCAGCGTGCCCGCTTCAACCTGCCTGCGTGGCCGACCACCACCATAGGTTCCTTCCCGCAAACCACCGAAATCCGTGGCCTGCGTCTGGACTTCAAAAAGGGCAATCTGGATGCGAATCACTACCGCACCGGTATTGCCGAACACATCAAGCAGGCGATTATCGAGCAGGAGCGGCTGGGTCTGGACGTGCTGGTGCACGGTGAGGCCGAGCGTAACGACATGGTGGAATACTTCGGTGAGCATCTCGACGGCTTTGTGTTTACCCAAAACGGCTGGGTGCAGAGCTATGGCTCCCGCTGCGTGAAGCCACCAGTGGTTATCGGTGACGTCAGCCGCCCGGAAGCGATCACCGTGGAATGGGCGAAATACGCGCAGTCCCTCACGGACAAGCCGGTGAAAGGCATGCTCACTGGTCCGGTGACCATTCTTTGCTGGTCCTTCCCGCGTGAAGACGTGACCCGTGAAACCATCGCCAAACAGATTGCCCTGGCACTGCGTGATGAAGTGGCGGATCTGGAAGCAGCAGGCATTGGCATTATTCAGATTGACGAACCGGCCCTGCGCGAAGGTCTGCCGCTGCGCCGCAGCGACTGGGATGCCTACCTGCAGTGGGGTGTGGAAGCGTTCCGCATCAACGCCGCGGTGGCGAAGGACGACACCCAGATCCACACCCACATGTGTTACTGCGAATTTAATGACATCATGGATTCGATTGCCGCGCTGGACGCCGACGTGATCACCATTGAGACGTCGCGCTCTGACATGGAGCTGCTGGAGTCGTTTGAAGAATTCGACTACCCGAACGAAATCGGGCCGGGCGTGTACGACATTCACTCCCCGAACGTGCCGAGCGTGGAGTGGATTGAAGCCCTGCTGAAAAAAGCGGCCCAGCGCATTCCGGCTGAGCGCCTGTGGGTGAATCCGGACTGCGGCCTGAAAACCCGCGGCTGGCCGGAGACGCGTGCGGCGCTGGCGAACATGGTGAAGGCAGCACAGAAGTTGCGTCAGGCATAA